In one Lolium rigidum isolate FL_2022 chromosome 3, APGP_CSIRO_Lrig_0.1, whole genome shotgun sequence genomic region, the following are encoded:
- the LOC124694445 gene encoding cell number regulator 6-like, whose protein sequence is MAEESHPPARYVKLTRDQEAPADDILPGELNQPVHVPQLEGRRCPECGQVLPESYQPPADEPWTTGICGCTDEPESCRTGMFCPCVLFGRNVEALREDIPWTAPCVCHAVFVEGGITLAILTAIFHGVDPGSSFLIGEGLMFSWWLCGAYTGIFRQELQKKYHLKNSPCDPCMVHCCLHWCANCQEHRERRGHLVDHGDASVTIVDPPPVEEMGMPRESSCCF, encoded by the exons ATGGCGGAGGAGAGCCACCCGCCGGCGCGCTACGTGAAGCTCACCCGCGACCAGGAAGCACCCGCCGATGACATCCTCCCCGGCGAGCTCAACCAGCCCGTCCACGTTCCACAG CTCGAGGGCAGGAGGTGCCCCGAGTGCGGCCAGGTTCTGCCGGAGAGCTACCAGCCACCGGCCGATGAGCCCTGGACCACCGGAATCTGCGGATGTACCGATGAGCCCGAGAGTT GCCGAACTGGAATGTTCTGTCCTTGCGTGTTGTTCGGGCGCAATGTTGAAGCCCTTAGAGAGGATATTCCCTGGACAGCACCTTGTGTTTGCCATGCTGTTTTTGTGGAAGGAGGGATCACGCTTGCGATTCTAACGGCAATATTTCATGGTGTTGATCCAGGATCATCATTTCTtattggtgaaggtttaatgttTAGTTGGTGGTTGTGTGGTGCGTATACTGGAATTTTTCGTCAAGAACTCCAGAAAAAATACCATCTCAAG AACTCCCCATGCGACCCTTGTATGGTCCATTGCTGCCTGCACTGGTGCGCAAACTGCCAGGAGCATCGCGAGAGGAGGGGCCACCTCGTGGACCATGGAGATGCGTCAGTGACTATCGTTGATCCGCCTCCCGTGGAAGAGATGGGCATGCCAAGAGAATCATCGTGCTGCTTCTGA